In one Haloplanus salinus genomic region, the following are encoded:
- a CDS encoding LolA family protein, translated as MSLSLGGSRRAVFTAIVLVTMVTATGAAITSGQSADPSADTVLNDTRDRYANAESLVTTADVTVSNDTANRTATVDVAAAGNQSRTVVTAPNATYRFGVNESIAWYVGPNRTAAWDRNASVRPAGNASVSTALTDRSLDDREDVSTEYLRRGSDDGIDAHVIEMRHDDGEGTATLWIAQSDSRLLRAEMTDGTNRTTVDYTDTQFNVSVHNSTFDPPADRIAVTSIERYDTFAAVQANTSLDLPELDATFREASVLTRSSSTTVAQEYRDAGDNVTVVSTTSDREFDRENATAVTVNGHDANLTTVRDRAVVYWERDGVTTAVVVDASEDRALELARRLDA; from the coding sequence ATGTCCCTTTCACTCGGTGGCTCGCGCCGGGCAGTGTTCACGGCCATCGTGCTGGTGACGATGGTCACCGCCACCGGCGCGGCGATCACGTCCGGCCAGTCCGCCGATCCCTCCGCCGATACGGTGCTCAACGACACCCGCGATCGGTACGCGAACGCCGAGAGTCTCGTGACGACCGCCGACGTCACCGTCAGCAACGATACGGCGAACCGAACGGCGACGGTCGACGTCGCCGCTGCCGGCAACCAGTCCCGGACGGTCGTCACGGCGCCGAACGCGACCTATCGGTTCGGCGTGAACGAATCCATCGCGTGGTACGTCGGCCCCAACCGCACCGCCGCGTGGGACCGCAACGCGTCCGTCCGTCCCGCCGGGAACGCCTCCGTGTCGACGGCTCTCACCGACCGCTCGCTCGACGACCGGGAGGACGTCAGCACCGAGTACCTCCGGCGCGGGAGCGACGACGGTATCGACGCCCACGTGATCGAGATGCGCCACGACGACGGCGAGGGGACGGCGACGCTCTGGATCGCCCAGTCCGACTCCCGCCTGCTCCGCGCGGAGATGACCGACGGGACGAACCGGACGACGGTCGACTACACCGACACGCAGTTCAACGTGAGCGTCCACAACAGCACGTTCGATCCGCCGGCCGATCGGATCGCGGTCACCTCCATCGAGCGATACGACACCTTCGCGGCCGTGCAGGCGAACACCTCCCTCGACCTCCCCGAACTCGACGCCACCTTCCGCGAGGCCAGCGTGCTCACCCGGTCGTCGTCGACGACGGTCGCACAAGAGTACCGCGACGCCGGTGACAACGTCACCGTGGTGTCGACGACGAGCGACCGTGAGTTCGACCGCGAGAACGCGACGGCGGTGACGGTGAACGGCCACGACGCGAACCTCACCACGGTGCGTGACCGCGCCGTCGTCTACTGGGAGCGCGACGGCGTGACCACGGCCGTCGTCGTCGACGCGAGCGAGGATCGCGCCCTCGAACTGGCCCGACGGCTGGACGCGTAA
- a CDS encoding DUF5794 domain-containing protein: protein MSVSQHPVALRLERRVGGATKLLATVMALPLIDGIFPALILAGALTYPFGILEAGLLIFGGSATVAVVLAEMDGSPRERMRAIALLGVVLLPAAAIEAALAPTVQSVIDMAVFQRFAGLVILTVAAKTASARVGEWLPRPAVIIGLGLVASLQPAGAAVTFVADPGLVARGVAAAGVGVGFAMLVAALGPVLQESVDLDLFRFGSAVALGMLALSVLGLVPTEAPVALGVLCVTAVFSFDPDAASAAEADDDADPRADTAASDEADGADDGPATADDDARPSPFPIEEESRAPWL, encoded by the coding sequence ATGAGCGTCTCACAGCATCCGGTCGCACTCCGCCTCGAGCGACGGGTGGGCGGCGCGACCAAGCTCCTCGCCACGGTAATGGCCCTTCCGCTGATCGACGGCATCTTTCCGGCGTTGATCCTGGCGGGAGCGCTGACGTATCCGTTCGGCATCCTCGAAGCCGGCCTACTCATCTTCGGTGGGTCGGCGACCGTCGCCGTCGTCCTCGCGGAGATGGACGGTTCGCCCCGCGAGCGGATGCGGGCGATCGCCCTGCTGGGCGTCGTTCTGCTCCCCGCCGCCGCCATCGAAGCGGCGCTGGCGCCGACGGTCCAGAGCGTCATCGACATGGCCGTCTTCCAGCGCTTCGCCGGGCTCGTCATCCTGACCGTCGCGGCGAAGACCGCGAGCGCCCGCGTCGGCGAGTGGCTTCCGCGGCCGGCGGTCATCATCGGTCTCGGCCTCGTCGCCAGCCTCCAACCCGCGGGCGCGGCGGTGACGTTCGTCGCCGACCCCGGCCTCGTCGCTCGCGGCGTCGCCGCCGCCGGCGTCGGCGTCGGCTTCGCCATGCTGGTCGCGGCGCTCGGGCCGGTGCTCCAGGAGTCGGTCGACCTCGACCTGTTCCGGTTCGGGAGCGCCGTCGCCCTCGGGATGCTCGCCCTGTCGGTGCTCGGCCTGGTGCCGACCGAGGCGCCCGTCGCGCTGGGCGTCCTCTGTGTGACCGCCGTGTTCTCGTTCGACCCCGACGCCGCCTCGGCCGCCGAGGCCGACGACGACGCGGACCCGCGCGCGGACACCGCCGCAAGCGACGAGGCGGACGGCGCTGACGACGGCCCGGCAACCGCGGACGACGACGCCCGCCCCTCCCCGTTCCCCATCGAGGAGGAGTCGCGGGCACCGTGGCTCTAG
- a CDS encoding universal stress protein encodes MYSDILVPTDGSDASAAALDHALSLASQYGARVHGLYVVDWEPYGLVEEGKSILVDTLHSEGATAVASVEEAAGSAGVDARTSVVEGDVHRQIVDYVDEEGIDLIVMGTHGRRGLDRLILGSVTERVVRSSPVPVLTVRQRSSDGDGDGDGAHS; translated from the coding sequence ATGTACAGTGATATTCTCGTGCCGACGGACGGCAGCGACGCGTCGGCGGCGGCGCTCGACCACGCACTGAGTCTGGCCTCGCAGTACGGCGCCCGCGTACACGGGTTGTACGTCGTCGACTGGGAACCGTACGGGCTGGTAGAGGAGGGAAAGTCCATCCTCGTGGACACCCTCCACAGCGAGGGAGCGACGGCCGTGGCGTCGGTCGAGGAGGCCGCCGGATCTGCCGGCGTAGACGCCCGGACGAGCGTCGTCGAGGGCGACGTTCATCGGCAGATCGTCGACTACGTCGACGAGGAGGGTATCGACCTGATCGTGATGGGAACCCACGGGCGGCGTGGGTTGGACCGCCTCATCCTCGGAAGCGTTACCGAGCGCGTCGTGCGGTCGTCGCCCGTACCGGTGTTGACGGTGCGACAGCGGTCGTCGGACGGGGACGGGGACGGGGACGGAGCGCACTCGTAG
- a CDS encoding acylphosphatase, with the protein MSDRMRARVFVSGRVQGVYYRANTRDAARARDVDGWVRNLSDGRVEAVFEGDETAVEGMIEWCHTGSPAATVRDVDVSYEEPQAESGFTIRR; encoded by the coding sequence ATGAGCGACCGAATGCGGGCCCGGGTGTTCGTTTCCGGCCGGGTCCAAGGCGTCTACTACCGGGCGAACACCCGAGACGCTGCGCGCGCCAGGGACGTCGACGGTTGGGTTCGCAACCTATCGGACGGCCGCGTCGAGGCCGTCTTCGAGGGGGACGAGACGGCCGTCGAGGGGATGATCGAGTGGTGTCACACCGGCAGTCCCGCTGCCACCGTCCGGGACGTCGACGTCTCCTACGAGGAACCGCAGGCCGAATCGGGGTTTACGATCCGGCGATGA